From one Luteolibacter sp. SL250 genomic stretch:
- a CDS encoding FlgD immunoglobulin-like domain containing protein — MKPILSLLALSVLSFAQNDPESPTSNNAEIQVLPAPGEVVIDGKDNDWDLSAGIWSYNDPTLVGKHSLWTHLMWDAKGIYVLGRYSDPSPMKNATRGKDFMLSWKADAMQARIILDDRTPEEHQMHINLFHSSSENSSYMIVKHGGFKAKPPYDATGPDRPDQQEKYGTTMEKAGGKIAFSPWDDGRGYNMEAFWPWSYVRTNGTSLKAGDSFVFGLEAMWGNEDGSEMTHRLADNLKDDKVNRIFFFRARDGWGRAVISSKGNLEVTAGQKALQAQRLKQFVNYDTAGPVDIRYTLPDDRDVTIAIDNAQGRRVRNLFGQYPRTKGENTDRWDGMDDQGNPVSAGEYHARIVDHLPVQLEFVNSAYNASTPPWATKDGRKYWGSNHGHPTTAATRGDVTLIGFTGTEGGSGLIRIQPDGIIRWADQYELIDVTLDDQYVYALSRDSWIKQTVMRRYKVADGVIQTFEDEAKSPNAILPVENTKVPDASTIAISKGKVYAFIPGDLFYRMTPATGAVEFSGGTPGLLAIENHDDKLFGLFNDGTIAELDSEGRATRTVITAEGLRKPVRFAFSQDGMNIAVSDQETHQVFILFSKTGSAHQVFGKPHATGDGKRPAGKFIDTDLINPLGLAFDQQGRLWLAEAAGTCRRITCWKQDGSLDKQFWGGADYGAMAGFPLTYDSSRFIAHGVEFQLDPQPDVFNRPTAEKPLYFHPELSETRGLVYRHNGHEYAVSVPGYNKPEEMIVAKRDAEGVFRTVVRVVYPKSGKNPTPGGTWVDRNDNGTVDADETTTGFSSRAHYWSNGWMRPDLTFITPDQQVFRPEKFTPGGVPLYDFTKPEKLPNHFAPDYRSNRSGTVALDMAGNVSDGINYATTDGRTGSYPNPFGRHDAPAARRGLLIAPFRTNGVVEGVPGVGAVTAIGGDRGEWFLMTMDGLFLSSILQDSKGDVTLDETYVGQESFGGFMWRDEKGRILAQLGGASYRIMEIKGLDSTRKQTVPVTLTDSQIAEGLKLAQSRLAASGKEPESLTVAKISRNPSQPVEPDTNRKTPLVDGVETLRVQESGDPLRWFRAALSHDGKNLAVMYQVSDTSPWKNGEGRFTHAFIGGDAVDLQLDVPGRGPIRILGATVSGKDTVAYWQRKADKPENPTTYVVSNNEANAQQFDVVKRLPDAKLSVKPGMRGYSALMTIPLSDLGIDPTQAADLKGIIGVIFSDPSGTNRAARLYWHSKSTGLVSDVPSESKLTPSQWGPVRLQN; from the coding sequence ATGAAACCCATCCTGTCCCTGCTGGCCCTCTCCGTCCTTTCCTTCGCCCAGAATGATCCGGAAAGCCCGACGTCCAACAACGCCGAGATCCAGGTGCTCCCGGCGCCAGGTGAAGTGGTGATCGACGGCAAGGACAACGACTGGGATCTCAGCGCGGGCATCTGGAGCTACAATGATCCCACGCTGGTCGGGAAGCACTCGCTGTGGACGCATTTGATGTGGGATGCGAAGGGCATCTATGTCCTGGGCCGCTACAGCGACCCCTCCCCCATGAAGAACGCCACGCGGGGGAAAGACTTCATGCTGAGCTGGAAAGCGGACGCGATGCAGGCGCGGATCATCCTCGACGACCGGACGCCGGAGGAACACCAGATGCACATCAACCTGTTCCACTCCTCCTCCGAGAACTCCTCCTACATGATCGTGAAGCATGGCGGCTTCAAGGCGAAGCCGCCCTACGATGCCACCGGCCCGGACCGTCCGGACCAACAGGAGAAATACGGCACCACCATGGAGAAGGCGGGCGGAAAGATCGCCTTCAGTCCGTGGGATGACGGCCGGGGCTACAACATGGAGGCGTTCTGGCCATGGTCCTACGTGCGGACCAATGGCACATCCCTGAAGGCGGGTGACAGCTTCGTCTTCGGACTGGAGGCCATGTGGGGCAACGAGGATGGCTCGGAGATGACCCACCGCCTCGCCGACAACCTGAAGGATGACAAGGTGAACCGCATCTTCTTCTTCCGCGCCCGCGACGGTTGGGGACGGGCGGTCATTTCCTCAAAAGGAAACCTGGAGGTCACCGCCGGGCAGAAAGCTTTGCAGGCCCAGCGCCTGAAGCAGTTCGTCAACTACGACACGGCAGGCCCCGTCGATATCCGCTACACGCTGCCGGACGACCGGGACGTGACCATCGCCATCGACAACGCACAGGGGCGCCGTGTCCGCAATCTCTTCGGACAATATCCCCGTACCAAGGGTGAGAACACGGACCGCTGGGACGGTATGGATGACCAAGGGAACCCGGTGTCTGCCGGAGAGTACCACGCCCGCATCGTGGACCATCTGCCGGTGCAACTGGAGTTCGTGAACAGCGCCTACAACGCATCCACCCCACCGTGGGCGACCAAGGACGGCCGCAAATACTGGGGCAGCAACCACGGCCACCCCACCACCGCCGCCACACGGGGGGATGTGACCCTCATCGGCTTCACCGGGACGGAGGGTGGCTCCGGCCTCATCCGCATCCAACCGGATGGCATCATCCGCTGGGCGGACCAGTATGAGCTGATCGACGTGACGCTGGATGACCAATATGTCTATGCGTTGTCGCGCGACAGTTGGATCAAGCAGACGGTGATGCGCCGCTACAAGGTGGCCGACGGGGTGATCCAAACCTTCGAGGACGAGGCGAAAAGCCCCAACGCGATCCTGCCCGTGGAAAACACCAAGGTGCCGGACGCCTCCACCATCGCCATCAGCAAGGGCAAGGTGTATGCCTTCATTCCCGGCGATCTCTTTTACCGGATGACTCCTGCCACCGGTGCCGTGGAGTTCTCCGGCGGTACTCCCGGTTTGCTGGCCATCGAAAATCATGACGACAAGCTTTTCGGTCTCTTCAATGACGGCACCATTGCCGAACTAGACAGCGAAGGCAGGGCGACCCGCACCGTCATTACCGCGGAAGGCCTCCGGAAGCCGGTGCGGTTCGCATTCAGCCAGGACGGCATGAACATCGCGGTCAGTGACCAGGAAACCCACCAGGTGTTCATTCTTTTCAGCAAGACGGGATCCGCCCATCAGGTCTTCGGCAAACCCCACGCCACCGGGGATGGAAAGCGTCCCGCCGGAAAATTCATCGACACCGATCTCATCAATCCGCTCGGCCTGGCCTTCGACCAGCAAGGCCGCCTCTGGCTGGCGGAGGCCGCCGGCACGTGCCGCCGCATCACCTGCTGGAAGCAGGATGGCTCCCTCGACAAGCAGTTCTGGGGTGGGGCGGACTACGGGGCGATGGCGGGCTTTCCGCTGACCTACGACTCGTCCCGCTTCATCGCCCACGGTGTGGAGTTCCAGCTCGATCCACAACCGGATGTCTTCAACCGCCCGACGGCGGAGAAGCCGTTGTATTTCCATCCGGAGCTCAGCGAGACCCGCGGGTTGGTCTATCGCCACAACGGCCATGAATACGCGGTGTCCGTTCCCGGCTACAACAAGCCGGAGGAAATGATCGTCGCGAAGCGGGATGCGGAAGGCGTGTTCCGGACCGTGGTCCGGGTGGTCTATCCGAAGTCAGGAAAGAACCCGACACCAGGCGGCACGTGGGTGGACCGGAATGACAACGGCACCGTGGATGCGGATGAGACCACCACCGGCTTCTCCTCCCGCGCCCACTACTGGAGCAACGGCTGGATGCGGCCGGACCTGACCTTCATCACCCCCGACCAACAGGTGTTCCGTCCGGAGAAGTTCACTCCCGGGGGTGTGCCGCTGTATGATTTCACCAAGCCGGAGAAACTGCCGAACCACTTCGCGCCGGACTACCGCTCGAACCGCTCCGGCACGGTCGCGCTGGACATGGCGGGGAATGTCTCCGACGGCATCAACTACGCCACCACGGACGGCCGCACCGGCAGTTACCCGAATCCCTTCGGCAGACATGATGCACCCGCCGCGCGGCGCGGGCTGCTCATCGCCCCCTTCCGGACCAATGGCGTGGTGGAGGGCGTCCCCGGCGTGGGGGCCGTCACCGCCATCGGAGGGGACCGCGGGGAGTGGTTCCTCATGACCATGGACGGGCTTTTCCTTTCCTCCATCCTCCAGGACTCGAAGGGCGATGTGACGCTCGATGAGACCTATGTGGGACAGGAGTCGTTCGGCGGCTTCATGTGGCGGGATGAGAAGGGCCGCATCCTGGCGCAGTTGGGCGGGGCTTCCTACCGCATCATGGAGATCAAGGGATTGGACTCCACCCGCAAGCAGACGGTTCCGGTGACGCTCACCGACAGCCAGATCGCGGAGGGACTGAAGCTGGCACAGTCCCGGCTCGCCGCCTCCGGCAAAGAGCCGGAGAGCCTGACGGTCGCGAAGATTTCCAGAAATCCCAGCCAGCCCGTGGAACCGGACACCAACCGGAAGACGCCGCTGGTCGATGGCGTCGAGACCCTCCGCGTGCAGGAATCGGGAGATCCGCTCCGCTGGTTCCGCGCCGCCCTTTCCCATGATGGCAAGAACCTGGCGGTGATGTACCAGGTCAGCGACACCAGCCCGTGGAAGAACGGAGAGGGACGCTTCACCCACGCTTTCATCGGCGGGGACGCGGTCGATCTCCAGCTCGACGTGCCGGGGCGCGGCCCCATCCGCATTCTCGGCGCTACCGTTTCCGGCAAGGACACGGTGGCCTATTGGCAACGGAAGGCGGACAAGCCGGAAAACCCCACCACCTACGTGGTGTCCAACAACGAGGCCAACGCCCAGCAATTCGACGTGGTGAAGCGCCTGCCCGACGCGAAGCTCTCGGTGAAACCCGGCATGCGAGGCTACTCCGCGCTGATGACCATCCCCCTCTCCGATCTTGGGATCGACCCCACACAGGCCGCGGACCTCAAGGGCATCATCGGCGTGATTTTTTCCGATCCCAGCGGGACGAACCGCGCCGCGCGCCTTTACTGGCATTCCAAATCGACCGGCTTGGTTTCCGACGTCCCGAGCGAGTCGAAGCTGACGCCCTCCCAGTGGGGGCCGGTGCGCCTCCAGAATTGA
- a CDS encoding DUF2334 domain-containing protein, with product MSVKKLILLSLAALVLPAGAQTKRIAIIKADDVTSVNPKWERFFKLAAEHDVPVSAGVIAVSFEKQDEKYDEWLKKWEATGKVEFWNHGWDHRMWEEEGKKKSEFGGSGYDHQKSHLTKVQAASKEALGKPFNTFGSGFNAMDSDTAKALNEIPELKMIFCYPGAKPTKEMKDKILLPMVLRGENDGTGKPNFAKFKEEYEKKKADPNLTLSSIQFHPAAFSEQGFKDFASIVDFLKAEGWTFMLPSAYAASIGK from the coding sequence ATGTCCGTAAAGAAACTCATCCTCCTTTCGCTCGCCGCCCTGGTGCTCCCCGCCGGAGCCCAGACCAAACGCATCGCCATCATCAAGGCCGATGACGTCACCAGTGTGAACCCGAAGTGGGAGCGCTTCTTCAAGTTGGCGGCGGAGCACGATGTGCCGGTATCCGCCGGGGTGATCGCCGTTTCCTTCGAGAAGCAGGACGAAAAATACGATGAGTGGCTGAAGAAGTGGGAAGCCACCGGCAAGGTGGAGTTCTGGAACCACGGCTGGGACCACAGGATGTGGGAAGAGGAAGGGAAAAAGAAATCCGAGTTCGGCGGCTCCGGCTACGATCACCAGAAAAGCCACCTGACCAAGGTGCAGGCCGCGTCGAAGGAAGCGCTCGGCAAGCCGTTCAACACCTTCGGCAGCGGTTTCAACGCCATGGATTCCGACACGGCCAAGGCGCTCAACGAGATCCCCGAACTGAAGATGATCTTCTGTTACCCCGGAGCGAAGCCGACCAAGGAGATGAAGGACAAGATCCTCCTGCCGATGGTCCTGCGCGGCGAAAACGACGGCACAGGAAAGCCGAACTTCGCGAAGTTCAAGGAGGAGTATGAGAAGAAGAAGGCCGATCCCAACCTGACCCTTTCATCCATCCAGTTCCACCCGGCCGCGTTCAGCGAGCAAGGTTTCAAGGATTTCGCCTCCATCGTCGATTTCCTGAAAGCGGAAGGCTGGACCTTCATGCTTCCGTCCGCCTACGCGGCTTCCATCGGGAAGTGA
- a CDS encoding sigma-70 family RNA polymerase sigma factor: MSGESNDEAFVALLIANQNRIFRFLMTLVPRREDAEDLFQQTSITLWRSRAKYDPAAGDFTSWACAIAHNHVRNFRRKESTRRNILSGEIERMLIETRAVHSSLMDEWHRALGLCMQRLTPHQRTIVEDCYGGDGKIKDAAMDRGRTPNALYKILRGIRSLLHDCIRKSVTGGNI; encoded by the coding sequence ATGTCCGGGGAATCCAACGATGAGGCCTTCGTGGCCCTCCTGATCGCCAATCAGAACCGCATCTTCCGGTTCCTGATGACACTGGTGCCGCGCCGGGAGGATGCGGAGGACCTTTTCCAGCAGACCAGCATCACGCTGTGGCGCAGCCGCGCGAAGTATGATCCGGCAGCGGGGGATTTCACGAGCTGGGCGTGCGCGATCGCCCACAACCATGTGCGGAATTTCCGCCGCAAGGAATCGACCCGCCGCAACATCCTGAGCGGGGAGATCGAGCGAATGTTGATCGAGACGCGGGCGGTCCATTCATCCCTCATGGATGAATGGCACCGGGCGCTGGGGCTCTGCATGCAGCGGCTCACCCCGCATCAGCGTACCATCGTGGAGGATTGCTACGGAGGGGATGGCAAAATCAAGGATGCGGCCATGGACCGCGGGCGCACGCCGAACGCACTCTACAAGATCCTCCGCGGCATCCGCTCCCTGCTGCATGACTGCATCCGCAAATCCGTCACCGGAGGGAACATCTGA
- a CDS encoding FecR domain-containing protein, translating to MDQELHDLAEGYISDTLDDSQLAHLEQRLAASEEDRLAFLSYLEIHSSLAWESRGSQESVIPFPTAVRSRFRAWALPVAALVTLLAVLSFLFLRSAPSPTGIATVRANLHGLWADGSPVRMEAVLTAGIWELQSGLVELETSTGTTLLLEGPASIRLNDKLHARLISGNLVVRMPKGRSGFVVDLPKMKITDLGTEFGVSVSSDGESRVQVYDGKVRAESKESPRKELAAGETVSCSTDGRMAFAEFQEDRFIRTFPPVAPNYQEGGPLYNRSTLHEVDAAAAPPSVTIDGSLMEWDRSVAFLSACQPPYDKTYFVNGMMMHDKRNLYLSAEVGDPIPMRNTSRAGAEFAGGSVIVRICADRAMGWPLEGTQADARSPEPSPDSTSGKISSIVMWYDAKSGQPQIQILSGFGSAGRQINPPGWEGVFRKHPDGHGYTLEYRIPWTLLNCGEDPPQAGDQLAGLWMAHWSDEAGRVCRGQLVDVTNPDPAAIDGIPPYIFFQNGPCWGKVNYLPIRR from the coding sequence ATGGACCAGGAACTCCACGACCTCGCGGAAGGCTACATCTCGGACACCCTCGATGACAGCCAGCTCGCCCACCTTGAGCAACGTCTCGCCGCATCCGAAGAGGATCGGCTGGCTTTCCTTTCCTACCTGGAGATTCATTCCAGCCTGGCTTGGGAAAGCCGCGGCTCACAGGAAAGCGTCATCCCCTTCCCCACCGCCGTCAGGTCGCGTTTCCGGGCATGGGCACTGCCGGTGGCGGCGCTGGTCACCTTGTTGGCCGTGCTTTCGTTCCTCTTCCTGAGGAGCGCTCCTTCCCCGACCGGCATCGCAACGGTCAGGGCGAATCTCCACGGCCTGTGGGCGGATGGCTCCCCGGTGAGGATGGAGGCGGTGCTGACCGCCGGTATCTGGGAGCTGCAGAGCGGCCTCGTCGAACTGGAAACCTCCACCGGCACCACGCTGCTGCTGGAAGGCCCGGCCAGCATCCGCCTCAATGACAAGCTCCATGCCCGGTTGATCTCCGGCAACTTGGTGGTCCGGATGCCAAAGGGCAGATCTGGCTTCGTGGTGGATCTACCGAAGATGAAAATCACCGACCTGGGCACGGAGTTCGGCGTCAGCGTTTCCTCCGACGGTGAGTCCCGCGTGCAGGTGTACGACGGGAAGGTCCGCGCGGAATCGAAGGAATCCCCGCGCAAGGAACTGGCCGCAGGCGAGACCGTGAGTTGCTCCACGGATGGCCGGATGGCCTTCGCGGAGTTCCAGGAAGACCGCTTCATCCGCACCTTCCCGCCGGTGGCACCGAACTACCAGGAAGGCGGTCCGCTGTACAACCGCAGCACCCTCCATGAAGTGGATGCCGCCGCCGCCCCACCCTCCGTCACCATCGACGGCAGCCTCATGGAGTGGGACCGGTCCGTCGCCTTTCTCAGCGCGTGCCAGCCACCGTATGACAAAACCTACTTCGTCAACGGCATGATGATGCATGATAAGCGGAACCTTTATCTCTCCGCGGAGGTGGGGGATCCTATCCCCATGAGGAACACGTCGCGGGCCGGGGCCGAATTCGCGGGAGGCAGTGTCATCGTCCGGATCTGCGCGGACCGCGCCATGGGCTGGCCGTTGGAAGGGACGCAGGCGGACGCCCGCTCGCCCGAGCCATCGCCGGATTCCACCAGCGGGAAAATCTCCAGCATCGTGATGTGGTATGACGCGAAGTCCGGCCAGCCGCAGATCCAGATTCTCTCCGGATTCGGCTCGGCGGGCAGGCAGATCAATCCTCCTGGTTGGGAGGGTGTCTTCCGGAAACATCCGGACGGCCATGGTTACACCCTGGAGTACCGCATCCCGTGGACGCTCCTCAACTGCGGGGAAGATCCCCCGCAGGCAGGCGACCAGCTCGCGGGGCTATGGATGGCGCACTGGAGCGATGAAGCCGGGCGGGTCTGCCGCGGACAGCTCGTGGACGTGACCAATCCGGATCCGGCGGCCATCGATGGCATCCCGCCCTACATCTTTTTCCAAAACGGGCCTTGCTGGGGGAAGGTGAACTACCTTCCCATAAGAAGGTAA
- a CDS encoding sialate O-acetylesterase produces the protein MKIRPLCLLLAALFPMLSHADEVKLPEKKDFQLFLLAGQSNMAGRGKLDAKAREADPRILALNKQNAWQVAMDPLHWDKPAAGTGIGKPFAEIIAGKNPGATIGLIPSACGGSPISTWKPGQHWGQTKSHPWDDSIARAKLAMKSGTLKAILWHQGESDSNAEKAPDYAKNLEDMITRFRKELDAPDLPFIIGQLGRFPAKPWDKNREAVDAAQREVAAKVKNVRFVEIPDPESIGDHLHFDTPTLRRFAQGYAAAYLEITGK, from the coding sequence ATGAAGATCCGCCCGCTCTGCCTGTTGCTCGCCGCCCTTTTCCCCATGCTCTCCCACGCCGATGAGGTGAAGCTGCCGGAGAAGAAGGATTTCCAACTCTTCCTGCTCGCGGGCCAGTCAAACATGGCGGGCCGGGGCAAGCTGGATGCCAAGGCCCGCGAGGCGGATCCCCGGATCCTGGCGCTCAACAAACAGAACGCGTGGCAGGTGGCGATGGATCCCCTGCACTGGGACAAGCCAGCGGCGGGAACCGGGATCGGAAAGCCGTTCGCGGAGATCATCGCCGGGAAGAATCCCGGAGCCACCATCGGCCTCATTCCCTCCGCCTGCGGCGGCTCCCCTATCAGCACCTGGAAGCCGGGGCAGCACTGGGGACAGACCAAGAGCCACCCATGGGACGACTCTATCGCCCGGGCGAAGCTGGCCATGAAAAGCGGGACGCTCAAAGCCATCCTCTGGCACCAGGGCGAAAGCGACTCCAACGCGGAGAAGGCCCCGGACTACGCGAAGAATCTGGAGGACATGATCACGCGCTTCCGCAAGGAACTGGATGCGCCGGATCTCCCCTTCATCATCGGCCAGCTCGGCCGCTTCCCGGCGAAGCCGTGGGACAAGAACCGCGAAGCCGTCGATGCCGCACAGCGCGAGGTGGCGGCCAAGGTGAAGAACGTCCGCTTTGTCGAAATCCCGGATCCGGAGTCCATCGGCGACCATCTCCACTTCGACACACCGACACTGCGCCGGTTCGCACAGGGTTACGCGGCCGCCTATCTGGAGATCACCGGAAAGTGA
- a CDS encoding PEP-CTERM sorting domain-containing protein, protein MTLTLQITALSSVPNSSAIWRIGMYDTNNTFTSNQNAAPWSTTNEGYILGISTAPSDGGGTLLTNIYHKANSSGIVSTSGANSVTVVDRRMPPSGVTPVTMSMSVERLSSSEVRVSGYWLENGAAAGTLPAVILNSANSNYIDTFDTIYVAYGAGGTGQGFTIDDVNLSVDLVPEPSTFALSLLGAFGLLRRRR, encoded by the coding sequence ATGACTCTCACCCTTCAGATCACTGCGCTGAGTTCGGTTCCGAACAGCTCCGCGATCTGGAGAATCGGCATGTACGATACCAACAATACATTCACCTCCAATCAGAATGCGGCTCCATGGTCGACGACGAACGAGGGCTACATCCTTGGGATTTCCACGGCACCATCCGACGGGGGTGGCACGTTGCTGACAAATATCTACCACAAGGCGAACAGCTCCGGCATCGTTTCCACCAGTGGAGCGAATTCGGTGACTGTTGTGGACCGTAGGATGCCACCTTCGGGGGTAACACCGGTCACCATGTCGATGTCGGTGGAAAGACTTTCATCCAGCGAGGTTCGTGTCTCAGGTTACTGGCTTGAGAATGGAGCGGCCGCAGGGACATTGCCGGCGGTCATCCTGAATTCCGCGAACAGCAACTACATCGATACGTTCGACACGATCTACGTTGCCTACGGTGCGGGAGGCACCGGACAGGGCTTTACCATCGACGACGTGAACCTGTCAGTCGATCTGGTTCCGGAGCCATCCACCTTCGCCCTGTCACTGCTCGGCGCGTTTGGCCTGCTCCGCCGCCGTCGTTGA
- a CDS encoding SGNH/GDSL hydrolase family protein produces the protein MCQFISILFAFALSVGSQARAGLSQLLGKAERGEPISVVFFGGSLTFGANASDPGTTSYRGLMMEWLRSRHSSTPFTFHDASVGGTGSQLGMFRLERDVLRHNPDLVFLDFTVNDDAEGTDVQTLASYERIVRTLVEKEVTVVPVLMLFRWHAEKPDIISPRHADHRRLAEAYGLPVADVCGAIQKMAKAGMNPAEIWNLGDGAHPGDEGYRLFFGIVRDTFEAAIKDRRPQSAPPSTIFDDLYPKHNRGLLAGHLPSGWRMKKTWRTALWYDGLSSRWMGDVATASAKEKSGALEIGFEGSMVGFFGERNGLTPPVRIWIDGQPVLPPQAKDGDTLWRLDTSRFAPPKKGSGNLFVWQPIARDLPDGKHTLRIEPVWDGADPDAELRIESICSAGR, from the coding sequence ATGTGCCAGTTCATCAGCATCCTGTTCGCGTTTGCCCTCTCCGTCGGTTCCCAAGCGAGGGCCGGTCTCAGCCAGCTTCTCGGGAAGGCGGAACGTGGTGAACCGATCTCCGTCGTCTTTTTCGGAGGTTCATTGACCTTCGGCGCGAATGCAAGCGACCCTGGAACGACCAGCTACAGGGGGCTGATGATGGAATGGTTGCGTTCGCGCCATTCCTCCACACCCTTCACCTTCCACGATGCCTCCGTCGGGGGAACAGGTTCCCAGCTCGGGATGTTCCGGCTCGAAAGGGATGTCCTGCGCCACAATCCGGATCTGGTTTTCCTGGATTTCACGGTCAACGATGATGCCGAAGGCACCGATGTCCAAACGCTCGCTTCCTATGAGCGGATCGTCCGCACCCTGGTGGAAAAAGAGGTGACGGTGGTGCCGGTTCTCATGTTGTTCAGGTGGCACGCTGAGAAACCGGACATCATTTCTCCCCGGCACGCGGACCATCGCAGGCTCGCGGAGGCATATGGGTTGCCGGTTGCGGATGTCTGCGGTGCCATCCAAAAAATGGCAAAAGCGGGAATGAATCCGGCCGAAATCTGGAACCTCGGGGACGGCGCCCACCCCGGGGACGAAGGCTACCGCCTCTTCTTTGGGATCGTAAGGGACACCTTTGAAGCCGCCATCAAGGACCGGAGACCGCAGTCGGCCCCACCTTCGACCATCTTTGACGACCTCTACCCGAAACACAACCGCGGGCTTCTCGCCGGACATCTTCCTTCCGGCTGGAGGATGAAGAAAACCTGGCGGACCGCCCTGTGGTACGACGGTCTGTCGAGCCGCTGGATGGGGGATGTGGCCACGGCTTCAGCCAAGGAAAAGTCCGGAGCGCTCGAAATTGGTTTCGAGGGATCGATGGTGGGGTTTTTCGGTGAACGGAACGGCCTCACTCCCCCTGTCCGGATCTGGATCGACGGCCAGCCGGTCCTGCCACCGCAGGCAAAGGATGGGGATACCCTCTGGCGTCTCGACACGTCGCGCTTCGCCCCGCCGAAGAAGGGCAGCGGGAACCTTTTCGTGTGGCAGCCCATCGCGAGGGATCTGCCGGATGGAAAACACACGCTCCGCATCGAACCGGTGTGGGATGGCGCGGATCCGGATGCGGAGCTCCGCATCGAAAGCATTTGTTCGGCGGGCCGGTGA
- a CDS encoding DUF1080 domain-containing protein: MFPKALLFSLALVPLQIHAQAPAPAAPEKPVKPLAYDNPSATDEDFPFQGEYVGEMDGSKFGVQIIALGRGEFEAVGYPGGLPGDGWDGDRAKIVRSKGQRGEGAVSVRFEHDDVVGEADGVKIHVSKKDAGQVAELERVDRKSPTLGAAPPAGAVVLFDGKENNFPGAMVTPDGLLTQGATSSEKFGDCSIHIEFRLPYMPSARGQGRGNSGLYVQGRYEIQMLDSFGLEGKDNECGGLYKIAAPKLNMCFSPLTWQTYDIDFTAAKFDAEGKKTSNAKLTAKLNGVVIHENLDLPGTTGGAQLKETAEPGPFHLQNHGNPVRYRNIWVVRK, translated from the coding sequence ATGTTTCCGAAAGCCCTCTTGTTCTCGCTGGCCCTCGTTCCGCTCCAGATCCACGCGCAGGCTCCCGCGCCCGCAGCTCCGGAAAAGCCGGTGAAGCCGCTGGCCTATGACAACCCCTCCGCCACGGACGAGGATTTTCCTTTTCAGGGCGAATACGTGGGTGAGATGGATGGTTCGAAATTCGGCGTGCAGATCATCGCATTGGGCCGGGGCGAGTTCGAGGCAGTGGGATATCCCGGCGGACTGCCGGGCGACGGATGGGACGGTGACCGGGCGAAGATCGTCCGGAGCAAGGGACAGCGCGGCGAAGGGGCGGTTTCCGTCAGGTTCGAACACGATGACGTGGTGGGTGAAGCGGATGGGGTGAAGATCCATGTTTCCAAAAAAGACGCGGGTCAGGTCGCGGAACTGGAGCGCGTGGACCGCAAGTCGCCGACGCTGGGCGCCGCCCCTCCGGCAGGTGCGGTGGTGCTGTTCGACGGGAAGGAAAACAATTTCCCGGGAGCGATGGTGACGCCTGACGGACTGCTGACGCAGGGTGCGACGAGTTCGGAAAAGTTCGGCGACTGTTCGATCCACATCGAGTTCCGGTTGCCCTACATGCCATCCGCCCGGGGGCAGGGACGGGGGAACAGCGGCCTCTACGTGCAGGGCCGCTACGAGATCCAGATGCTCGACAGCTTTGGTCTGGAGGGAAAAGACAACGAATGCGGCGGACTCTACAAGATCGCCGCGCCGAAGCTGAACATGTGCTTTTCTCCACTGACCTGGCAGACCTATGACATCGACTTCACCGCCGCGAAGTTCGATGCGGAGGGCAAGAAGACCTCCAACGCGAAACTCACCGCGAAGCTCAACGGCGTGGTCATCCATGAAAATCTCGACCTGCCCGGAACCACCGGCGGCGCACAGTTGAAGGAAACCGCGGAGCCGGGTCCGTTCCATCTCCAGAACCATGGAAACCCGGTCCGCTACCGGAACATCTGGGTGGTGAGGAAGTGA